From Gossypium raimondii isolate GPD5lz chromosome 11, ASM2569854v1, whole genome shotgun sequence:
GTATATTAGTCGGTTTGAGGTGGTGGAACGAAATTAACGATCTCGGCGAGAGTGTATGGAGATTTGAATGTCTCGACCAAGAGGTGAGCACTTTGTTTCAAACCGTACATTTACTTTCTGATATAACATTACCAAGTCTCTCAATTGTTTGCtgttgcttgtttgctttagtCGTTGGCTAGGATGAACAAGAAAGATTCATGGCTATTTTGGTGGACCCTTTACCTTTCAGTAAGTTTGTCCTGTGGCTTACTATGTATAGAGAGGTATAATTGTGTCCTGAATGATCGAATTCATTAActctttatttaaattttcaggCGGTGGCATGGATTGTGCTTGGAATATTCTCTCTCATAAGGTTTCAAGCTGATTATCTCCTCGTCATTGGAGTTTGTTTGACTCTCAACATTGCCAATATCGTCGGCTTCACCAAATGTCGCAAAGGttggtttatttattataatcaCAATACTTCTTTGAATGCGCCACTGTGTAAGTTTTAGCCTTAGTCTAGCTATGCATTCTAGAATTCTTTTATGCAACTTCTTTACCAAATTAGTTCGGTATGGCATCATATTGATACAAGGAAATGGCATGCTGATTGTTAGCTTAATTATGATTCATGACTTGGTCTAGATTTTTCGAGCGGAAATCTTATTGTATTTGATGGAAGATAGGTTTGTGATACATGTGAAAGAGATTTTCGAATCAGTTTATAACTAGATTTCTAGATCGCTTGTATTGACTTCTAGTTTAGATACCAAGATGACTTTTCACAGGGATAATACAATGTTTTTCACATGGATGCTATGATGATCACAATATCTTAAAAGAGAAGAATAACATATACTACTTTTTATCGGTCATTTCACTGCACAATTGGTGTTATCGGTTTGCATAACGATATCCAACCGTCAAGGTAGTGATTCAACAGTTATATATTTGCTTTTGTTTCTGCATGTATTCTCGGTTCGAGTGCATGTACCATCCGAAGCATGCATCATTGCCCCATTCTCGAGCTGCTTTTTTCACCTTGTATatcattaacaataaaattatattttggtcctttctttctttcagaTGCCAAGAAGCAGATTCAACAGTTTGCCACCCAGACCATTGCCTCAAGATTTTCTTCCACCTTACAATCAGCATTTAGTGTTGTTTGAAATAGTCGATAGTAATATACGAGAACAAAAACGGAAGAAAATGCAGTAGTAGACGAGAGAAGTTAACAAGTGTGgcatgtaaaaaaaaatgaggCGTATCGAATTGCCGATTTTcgattgtttttttctttatggtACATCTAATGCTTTTGTATAATGAATCACACAGTAAAACTTTGTGATAACAATGGTCTTTCTGCAAAGGTTACATTCCTACAATTACAATCTtctttgagaatttttttttcttcttattgaACTGTTCTTTCCCTAGTCTTGATGTGGAACACTTTTCAGTTTCCATTTGGCATTTGCTCTTTGTTTCTCTCATCTCATTTAGCTCTTATGATTTTAGAATTGAAGTCTTTTGGCTTAGGTAAAGTTGTAATTTAGGGTCGGtttgtttggaaaatattttctatatttttttgtgCTTGCTCAACAAAAGATGACTAGCAAGTCAACCTAAAATAAGtactttttcttcttattcttcaAAAAAGAGTTCCTGgtagatttatttttacataaaaattaatttaaatcaagtttaatattattatattgataataaattttgtttttgtttttaaaataattaaaatattaatataaatattatatttttcaatcttatttaatatacatatttaattatttatatttagtcatataataaattattaatataaataatataatttattatttcaataaattatttaatattttaattttattttaataataaatgttttgtagtataaaggttaaaatatgtcataagtatttgtatttttatttttaagaatttagtcctctactttttagatttaaaaatcaagtctaattgttcacattgttaaattttttgtcaattttgttgatgtcatattttaaataaagaatacTTATTTGgtaagtcattttccaaaattatttttagtgaaacagACCCTTAGTCAATTTTAGTCTAATTTAGAAACTTTATTTAGATCCTCTCTCATTATAAGTTGTGGATAATGTTTTGGGAATTAAGCTGGTGGTTAAATCGGATAGATTATTGGTTTTTTATTcgatttatatattaaataacgtattaaaaacttaaaaattttattaaaaaattaatttaactggTTCATACTGTTTCGCAAGTCAAATGGCCTTTTGCCTCTTTTTGGACTGGTGCCTCGTTAGTTTTTTGTCCTACAATTGATCTGATGCGATCTATCTGTATTTAGcctatgtttatatttttcaatttaatcatatttagtatatatatttaaataatcatattataagttctgattatatttgttattttttatacaatgtttaGAATTACTCATAGTCTCTCcttaacccataaatagaaTGATAATGCGATTCAGCACACTGAAACCCACataccaatcgagctaagaaTTAATctacaatatttatattttcttaatattgaaattttaatatttgattcaaATCATAGTGTTAATTTCATTAACAAAGTTTTTATGTATGCGTATTGCGTAGAAATAAGATGACTTGTAATAGAACAAGCAATTAGCATAATTTGAAATGTaagattaataaattaaattagtctataaatttagttcatatcttattaaaagaatcaaataagtttaaattttaacagaattaatatttattgtataaaacattattcttttcaattaaaattcaattctaaataaaagatttcatttagaaaaccgtaaaaactttaaaaatattaactttgttatataataaattacaagttttaaacaataaatattaattttatttacaacttgaccttatttaatttttaataatacataattaataatgCCACAACagtatattcattttgaattttaggattttcatttggatttaatttttccaGATAAAAATCTTGATGTGgcattaaattattgaaaaaatggTACAAATGAGGTGACGTTATTGattcatacaatcctttctctttatagaaatattattcattttaatagtttaataccGCATTAATAATCTCGTCCTAAAATTGCTGACgtgagattaaatattttttttattgagcATTGTCTTGAAATTGTGTTGTAATACCATGTGATAGATTTTGTTGAAAGTTATCCACAAAAAACAAAGTAGTTATTTCAAGACAATTTCTAATTTTGggggaaataaaataaaatagcaataAGTAAAGCCCCCTACTAAATATGTAGAGGCAGCTCTGTTCTGTTATATTTCAAATATCCATGCTTTACACTTCTCCATCTCCATATCTTTCTACTTCCCATTGTTGTCTATGAACGCCATTCATTTCTTCCGTAAATCCACCATGAAGGTCCCTTCCAGGGTCCTCAGCCTTAGAAACGCTTCGTTTTTGGGCTTTGCACGTTCTTTCAATCCTTCTGTTTTTGAACGAAAGCTTTGCtgcaaaaagaaagattttCTGTTGAATTTCAATCAAGTCACTCAATCCCACCACGCTTGCCCTTTTCGATTCTTATGCTTTCAACGCATTGTCAACGATGCCCAGAAATTGCGTTGCTTACCAAGTTCCAGTTTTGTTCAATCCAGGGCGGTTTCAGGGCCTTACGATGTCTCCACTGAAGCCAGGGTAGCTTCGACGGTGAGGGGTCTCTCAACCCGGGGGAACGACATCCATGTGACGCCACTTGTTGTAGGAGGAAATGTTGCTGTCGCTGAAGGTGAAAACAATGTGAAGAAAAATGGGGTTTCAGCTAAGAGCGAGGTTGAAAAGGAGGCATGGAGGTTGTTGAAGGATGCTGTTGTGACGTATTGTGGATCCCCTGTTGGTACAGTGGCTGCCAATAATCCTGGCGATAAGCAGCCTTTGAATTATGACCAGGTTTTCATTCGTGATTTTGTGCCTTCTGCTTTGGCTTTCTTGCTTAGAGGTGAAGGAGAGATTGTCGAGAATTTTCTCCTACATACCTTGCAGTTGCAggtatgcatatacatatacatatacatatacatatacgttTATATTCATTGATAATCATTTTGGTATGGTGGATAATGTTA
This genomic window contains:
- the LOC105761135 gene encoding Golgi apparatus membrane protein-like protein ECHIDNA gives rise to the protein MDFSQPPVENYANPKTCFFHVLFKAAALAFYILSALFFNSFVIIFVVTVLLSALDFWVVKNVSGRILVGLRWWNEINDLGESVWRFECLDQESLARMNKKDSWLFWWTLYLSAVAWIVLGIFSLIRFQADYLLVIGVCLTLNIANIVGFTKCRKDAKKQIQQFATQTIASRFSSTLQSAFSVV